The following are from one region of the Fibrobacter sp. genome:
- a CDS encoding lipocalin family protein: MKTKILTLLAASTLAFFTACSDDSGSNKTPAEICAEGLSEDCLVGTWTLKSISQKGNNEIITDFSAAQGGTLVFSEDSLYHYTRSTAGECPGSLSGGTDDKGHWSINEGTLIFKANKEGDCVEFGKTFTTTPKIEVVGETVTLILNTVLFQEAESDGMFAGNDTEVFVRTE, translated from the coding sequence ATGAAAACAAAAATCTTGACGCTATTGGCCGCCTCCACCCTGGCATTTTTTACAGCTTGTAGCGATGATAGCGGAAGCAACAAAACTCCCGCTGAAATTTGTGCAGAAGGATTGTCCGAAGACTGCCTTGTCGGTACATGGACGCTGAAGTCTATTAGTCAAAAAGGCAATAACGAGATTATTACCGACTTTTCTGCCGCACAGGGGGGAACCTTGGTTTTCTCAGAAGATAGCCTATATCACTACACAAGATCCACTGCAGGTGAATGTCCCGGGTCCTTAAGCGGCGGAACTGACGACAAAGGCCATTGGTCCATCAACGAAGGAACGCTCATTTTCAAGGCAAACAAAGAAGGTGATTGCGTTGAATTTGGCAAAACATTTACTACAACTCCAAAAATTGAAGTTGTTGGTGAGACAGTTACACTTATCCTTAACACCGTTCTCTTCCAAGAAGCCGAAAGTGACGGCATGTTCGCCGGCAACGATACCGAAGTGTTCGTTCGCACTGAATAA
- a CDS encoding sigma-54-dependent Fis family transcriptional regulator, with protein sequence MSSIQLFSNETDTSAFIQDVLSSVNYELETFTAWTKAELVTSPIVVWDLDSFVQCNVEALTAIRLEKPDTMILVYAEDPEKFISIPNNLYDIILSVESLKLHLMSKILRLKDIYSAKMIFRERMSHLVGKSPAMETLRKTVERTILHTGPVLIQGESGVGKDLVARAIACMYERFVTVNCSAIPDALFESELFGHTRGAFTGAQNERIGLFEEANGGAIFLDEIGDMPLHAQVKLLRVIQNREIRPIGANKTRHVDVRIIAATNRDLSEEIRKGRFREDLYYRLNVIPIQILPLRSRKEDIEDLANYFIRQYAPQGENFILSPEALKKLQAHQWPGNIRELENVIQRALCFANPGFLKPEDLQIDEGLYQEKAPSGIAYCNSYDEFKEYLLEQERQFLTDSIAKNGGSVSLTAERLGMLRTALYNRLNRLGVKKSHFSHS encoded by the coding sequence TTGTCCTCCATCCAGTTATTCTCCAACGAAACCGACACATCCGCCTTTATCCAGGATGTGCTTTCGTCGGTGAACTACGAACTGGAAACCTTTACCGCCTGGACCAAAGCAGAACTGGTCACCTCTCCCATTGTCGTCTGGGACCTGGATTCCTTTGTCCAGTGCAACGTGGAGGCCCTGACCGCCATCCGCCTTGAAAAACCGGACACCATGATTCTCGTCTATGCCGAGGATCCCGAAAAATTCATCTCCATTCCCAACAACCTCTACGACATTATCTTGTCGGTAGAGTCCCTGAAGCTCCACCTGATGAGCAAGATTCTGAGGCTCAAGGACATCTACAGCGCCAAGATGATTTTCAGGGAACGGATGAGCCACCTGGTTGGGAAAAGTCCCGCTATGGAAACCCTGCGCAAAACAGTGGAACGGACCATTCTCCACACGGGGCCGGTCCTTATACAGGGCGAATCCGGCGTGGGTAAAGACCTGGTGGCTCGGGCCATTGCCTGCATGTACGAGCGGTTTGTCACCGTGAACTGCAGCGCCATTCCCGACGCCCTTTTTGAAAGTGAACTTTTCGGTCACACCCGCGGAGCCTTTACCGGAGCCCAAAACGAACGCATCGGCCTTTTCGAAGAGGCCAACGGCGGCGCCATCTTCTTGGACGAAATCGGCGACATGCCGCTGCACGCCCAGGTGAAACTCCTGCGGGTCATTCAAAATAGGGAAATCCGCCCCATCGGGGCAAACAAGACCCGACATGTAGATGTGCGCATCATCGCCGCCACCAACCGGGACCTGAGCGAAGAAATCCGCAAGGGACGATTCCGCGAAGACCTTTACTACCGCCTGAACGTGATTCCCATCCAGATTCTCCCCCTGCGGAGCCGCAAGGAAGACATCGAAGACCTGGCGAACTATTTCATAAGGCAGTACGCCCCCCAAGGCGAGAATTTCATCTTGTCTCCCGAAGCCCTGAAAAAGCTGCAAGCCCACCAGTGGCCGGGAAACATCCGTGAACTGGAAAATGTTATCCAGCGGGCGCTATGCTTTGCAAACCCGGGATTCTTGAAACCCGAAGACCTGCAAATCGACGAAGGACTGTACCAGGAAAAGGCTCCGTCAGGAATCGCCTACTGCAATAGCTACGACGAATTCAAGGAATACCTGCTGGAACAGGAACGACAGTTCCTGACCGACTCCATCGCCAAAAATGGTGGCTCCGTAAGCCTCACGGCCGAGCGCTTGGGCATGCTCCGCACGGCCCTATACAACAGGCTGAACCGATTAGGCGTAAAAAAATCCCACTTTTCGCATAGTTAA
- the proC gene encoding pyrroline-5-carboxylate reductase yields the protein MNKNIFFAGTGNMGGAILRGLLNAKVSPKSIFFFDPNDTAAAAVSKLGCVRVKNFAEGVKKADITFLCVKPQIFKLVSNEWKNAVKAIKGTKTFVSIMAGVKRESLLAALGNKNQVLRVMPNLPLTVGRGTVALATDGVSEDTLKTAEEIFGTIGVTCRVTESLMDAVTGLSGSAPAYVFEFIEGLTRGGVKAGLTRDVALKLTLGTIEGAVELVKQSGKSPSDLCAMVCSPGGTTIAGVDALEEGAFRSTLIKAVVAGTKRSKELG from the coding sequence ATGAACAAGAATATCTTCTTTGCAGGCACTGGCAACATGGGAGGAGCTATCCTCCGTGGACTTTTGAATGCAAAAGTCAGCCCCAAGTCCATCTTCTTTTTTGACCCCAACGATACTGCCGCTGCGGCGGTAAGCAAGCTGGGCTGTGTGCGCGTCAAAAACTTCGCAGAAGGCGTCAAAAAGGCAGACATAACCTTCCTTTGCGTGAAGCCCCAAATTTTCAAGCTCGTGTCCAACGAATGGAAAAATGCCGTCAAGGCCATCAAGGGCACAAAGACCTTCGTGAGCATCATGGCCGGAGTCAAGCGGGAATCACTCCTCGCCGCTCTCGGAAACAAGAACCAGGTGCTCCGCGTGATGCCGAACCTGCCGCTTACGGTGGGCAGGGGCACGGTGGCGCTTGCCACCGACGGCGTCTCCGAAGACACCCTGAAGACCGCCGAAGAAATTTTTGGAACCATCGGAGTCACCTGTCGCGTCACCGAAAGCTTGATGGACGCCGTCACCGGACTTTCCGGTAGTGCCCCCGCCTACGTCTTCGAATTCATCGAAGGACTCACCCGCGGAGGCGTAAAAGCAGGCCTTACCCGGGACGTGGCGCTGAAACTCACCCTCGGGACCATCGAAGGGGCCGTAGAACTGGTGAAGCAGTCCGGCAAGAGCCCAAGCGACCTGTGCGCCATGGTCTGCTCCCCCGGCGGCACCACCATCGCAGGCGTAGACGCTCTCGAAGAAGGCGCTTTCCGCAGCACCCTCATCAAGGCCGTGGTGGCAGGCACAAAAAGAAGTAAGGAATTAGGATAA